From Etheostoma cragini isolate CJK2018 chromosome 14, CSU_Ecrag_1.0, whole genome shotgun sequence, the proteins below share one genomic window:
- the mgat1b gene encoding alpha-1,3-mannosyl-glycoprotein 2-beta-N-acetylglucosaminyltransferase b — protein sequence MVRKKGSLILCGAFLFVAWNALLLLYLWGRPPIGRLGEGGGAEPGGQEEWGVGRGKGGRVNLAGEVIRLAEEVEVQLETQKKLLKQIESHRAVWARQKDVGKRETDNTKDVKQEVVHQSQKPPPPPKDSLDDRDQTQIKPTQKAVYTVASASKLEQHQDIEKREEAGENNKPATSDASPDVIIPILVIACDRVTVKRSLDKLIQYRPSPEQYPIIVSQDCGHAETARVISSYGDQVRHIKQPDLSDIRVRPEHRKFQGYYKIARHYHWALNQVFNTFSQSTVVIVEDDLEVAPDFFEYFRALYPILRADPTLWCASAWNDNGREALVDPSKAHLLYRTDFFPGLGWMLLKEMWDELEPKWPSAFWDDWMRQPEQRKERSCIRPEISRTITFGRKGVSLGQFFDQYLRYIKLNTEFVPFTKQDLSYLLKENYDEKFIKEMYSAPLVKIEDLQQAGTLKGPGPFRVQYSSRDSFKVFARKLGVMDDLKSGVPRTGYRGIVGFLFRGRRVVLAPPEGWTQYDVSWS from the exons ATGGTTCGCAAGAAAGGTTCTCTTATACTATGCGGTGCTTTCTTGTTTGTCGCCTGGAATGCCTTGCTTCTACTTTATCTTTGGGGTCGTCCTCCCATCGGCCGCCTTGGGGAAGGTGGAGGAGCGGAACCAGGAGGACAGGAGGAGTGGGGTGTGGGCAGAGGGAAAGGAGGCCGGGTCAACCTGGCTGGGGAGGTGATCCGTCTGGCAGAGGAGGTTGAAGTTCAGCTTGAGACCCAGAAAAAACTACTGAAGCAGATTGAAAGTCACAGGGCAGTGTGGGCTCGGCAGAAAGACGTCGGGAAAAGAGAAACGGACAATACAAAAGATGTCAAACAAGAGGTCGTCCACCAGTCACAGAAGCCTCCGCCTCCTCCAAAAGACAGTTTGGATGATCGGGACCAAACTCAAATAAAACCTACACAGAAGGCTGTTTACACAGTAGCTTCAGCCTCCAAGTTAGAACAGCACCaggacattgaaaaaagggaagaggCTGGTGAGAACAATAAACCAGCGACTTCGGATGCCAGCCCGGATGTCATCATTCCCATCCTAGTTATTGCTTGCGACAGAGTGACGGTAAAACGTAGCCTTGACAAACTGATACAATACCGCCCTTCTCCAGAACAATATCCAATCATTGTCAGCCAAGACTGCGGCCACGCCGAGACGGCTCGTGTGATCAGCTCTTATGGCGATCAAGTAAGGCACATAAAACAACCGGACCTGTCGGACATCAGAGTTCGGCCAGAGCACAGGAAGTTCCAGGGCTACTACAAAATTGCCCGACATTACCACTGGGCACTCAACCAAGTGTTCAACACGTTCTCCCAGTCTACTGTGGTCATAGTGGAGGATGACCTTGAG GTGGCCCCAGACTTCTTTGAGTATTTCCGAGCCCTGTACCCGATCCTGCGCGCTGACCCCACCCTGTGGTGTGCTTCAGCCTGGAATGATAACGGCAGAGAGGCCTTGGTGGATCCCTCTAAAGCCCACCTCCTCTACAGAACAGACTTCTTCCCCGGTCTGGGCTGGATGCTGCTGAAGGAGATGTGGGATGAACTGGAGCCCAAATGGCCCTCAGCATTCTGGGACGACTGGATGCGTCAACCGGAGCAGCGTAAGGAACGCTCCTGCATCCGGCCCGAGATCTCCCGGACTATCACCTTTGGCCGCAAAGGCGTCAGTTTAGGTCAGTTCTTTGACCAATACCTTCGCTACATTAAGCTAAACACTGAATTTGTGCCTTTTACCAAACAGGATTTGTCTTATTTGCTAAAAGAGAACTATGATGAAAAGTTTATAAAAGAGATGTACAGCGCTCCGCTGGTGAAGATTGAGGACCTGCAACAAGCGGGCACCTTAAAAGGACCTGGGCCGTTCCGGGTGCAGTACTCAAGCCGGGACAGTTTTAAAGTCTTTGCTCGAAAACTGGGGGTGATGGACGATTTGAAATCAGGAGTTCCTCGTACAGGTTACAGGGGCATAGTGGGTTTCCTGTTCCGGGGTCGGAGGGTGGTCCTGGCTCCGCCAGAGGGCTGGACGCAGTATGACGTCAGCTGGAGCTGA